A portion of the Zootoca vivipara chromosome 6, rZooViv1.1, whole genome shotgun sequence genome contains these proteins:
- the FAAP20 gene encoding Fanconi anemia core complex-associated protein 20 isoform X2 — protein sequence MADEERAEHGGGSRGGKLSLKRKRRQPQQQEEEEEDAEGRPSAIPRRAPTFSGSSCWFEEQGLSGAEIAWMTLLKSVDPHLHRSSLEKVVNLPKFLTKVVKTGH from the exons ATGGCCGACGAAGAGCGGGCTGAACACGGCGGCGGCAGCCGGGGAGGAAAGCTCAGCCTCAAGCGCAAGAGgcggcagccgcagcagcaggaggaagaagaagaagacgcgGAAGGACGCCCGTCTGCCATTCCTCGCCGAGCGCC TACATTTTCCGGCAGCTCTTGCTGGTTTGAAGAGCAAGGCTTAAGCGGTGCTGAAATCGCGTGGATGACATTACTCAAGTCTGTGGACCCACATCTGCATCGCTCAAGTTTAGAAAAAGTAGTCAACCTTCCCAAGTTTCTTACAAAG GTGGTCAAAACTGGACATTGA
- the FAAP20 gene encoding Fanconi anemia core complex-associated protein 20 isoform X1, whose translation MADEERAEHGGGSRGGKLSLKRKRRQPQQQEEEEEDAEGRPSAIPRRAPTFSGSSCWFEEQGLSGAEIAWMTLLKSVDPHLHRSSLEKVVNLPKFLTKSSQTTNPQPAPETFDIGMKQFQWTPFPHYHTNNSRSKKPPENQTLSLIERENYADGSLSVISPVPKQNPIPAGKYTAEETTTGHNNHLSPKLEGREIIEMCLHSTQQNSPGHSSTAAPSQPRVFGKLLKGATAQSEGKNRKENKILSNDDKQSTLLYQPNNTTSVLPMQDSPAVSLSVSNQEKTEDHREEILALSQCPMCQIHFTGTWSKLDIDGHLAKCLSESDVDVIW comes from the exons ATGGCCGACGAAGAGCGGGCTGAACACGGCGGCGGCAGCCGGGGAGGAAAGCTCAGCCTCAAGCGCAAGAGgcggcagccgcagcagcaggaggaagaagaagaagacgcgGAAGGACGCCCGTCTGCCATTCCTCGCCGAGCGCC TACATTTTCCGGCAGCTCTTGCTGGTTTGAAGAGCAAGGCTTAAGCGGTGCTGAAATCGCGTGGATGACATTACTCAAGTCTGTGGACCCACATCTGCATCGCTCAAGTTTAGAAAAAGTAGTCAACCTTCCCAAGTTTCTTACAAAG AGCTCACAAACTACAAATCCTCAGCCAGCCCCAGAAACTTTTGACATTGGAATGAAACAGTTTCAGTGGACTCCATTTCCACATTACCACACAAACAATTCAAGAAGTAAAAAACCTCCTGAAAATCAAACTCTTAGTTTGATAGAAAGAGAAAATTATGCAGATGGGAGCCTCAGTGTTATTTCTCCTGTTCCCAAGCAAAACCCCATTCCAGCTGGTAAATATACTGCTGAGGAAACAACAACTGGACACAACAATCATCTTTCCCCTAAGCTAGAAGGTAGAGAAATCATTGAAATGTGTCTGCACTCAACCCAGCAGAATTCACCAGGACATTCATCAACAGCTGCACCGAGCCAGCCAAGAGTGTTTGGAAAGCTTTTGAAAGGGGCTACAGCACAGAGTGAAggaaaaaacagaaaggaaaataagaTACTATCAAATGATGATAAGCAAAGTACTTTGTTGTACCAGCCTAATAATACCACATCAGTGTTACCTATGCAGGATTCTCCTGCTGTTTCTTTGAGTGTCAGCAACCAAGAAAAGACAGAGGACCACAGGGAGGAAATCTTAGCTCTCAGCCAGTGTCCCATGTGTCAGATCCACTTTACTGGAAC GTGGTCAAAACTGGACATTGATGGTCATCTTGCTAAATGTTTGTCTGAAAGTGACGTAGATGTAATTTGGTAA